The Echinicola rosea genome has a segment encoding these proteins:
- a CDS encoding RagB/SusD family nutrient uptake outer membrane protein: MKYKLKPILTIMIISIIHLLTSCEEFLDEKPEKSIVVPESLEDLQKLLDASRRGMNDGPGLGLLSGDELLTNDNGFGSYSTVEQNTYLWKQSIFENYGFEWTVFYQQVFYANVVLDGLKALPREDDPEGHDQVRGRALFYRANAFYNLLSLFSPAYVPGQNDGALGIPLRLGPDINLDASRASLADSYEKVIEDLKESVTLLPQMPDFKSRPSQWAAHALLSRVYLSLGDYPNALDHAEAALSIEDDLLDFNDLDLEATYPFEQFNNEVIFHSEMISHGFIRNSNTVVSPEIYGSYEENDLRKQAFFQENSFGMDFKGTYTGTVTYFCGLATDELFLNKSECLARIGDSDGAKETMDRLLEHRFVSGTFEGTTGEGDVLLVNILTERKKELLCRGTRWADLKRLNKAPEFAKTLERTVDGQSYQLEPGSKRYVLPIPPDEINVSGIVQNER; encoded by the coding sequence ATGAAATATAAACTCAAGCCCATACTCACCATCATGATCATAAGCATCATTCACCTTTTAACCTCCTGTGAGGAGTTTCTAGATGAAAAACCCGAAAAAAGCATTGTTGTTCCGGAAAGCCTGGAGGACCTACAGAAGCTCTTGGATGCTTCAAGAAGAGGTATGAATGATGGTCCAGGACTTGGCCTGTTGAGCGGTGACGAACTGCTTACCAATGACAACGGTTTTGGTTCCTATTCAACTGTAGAGCAGAACACTTACCTATGGAAGCAAAGTATATTCGAAAATTACGGTTTTGAATGGACCGTGTTCTACCAGCAGGTCTTCTATGCCAATGTTGTATTGGACGGTCTGAAAGCCCTTCCCAGGGAGGATGATCCCGAAGGCCATGACCAGGTAAGAGGAAGGGCCCTATTTTACCGGGCCAATGCCTTTTACAACCTGCTCAGCCTGTTTTCCCCTGCCTATGTCCCCGGCCAAAACGACGGGGCTTTGGGCATTCCATTACGCTTGGGGCCAGATATTAACCTGGATGCATCCAGGGCCAGTTTGGCAGATTCCTATGAAAAGGTCATCGAAGACCTAAAGGAATCCGTAACCCTTTTGCCTCAAATGCCCGATTTCAAAAGCAGGCCCAGCCAATGGGCGGCCCATGCCCTCCTCTCACGAGTGTACCTGTCATTGGGAGATTATCCCAATGCCCTTGACCATGCGGAAGCAGCCCTATCCATTGAGGATGACCTATTGGATTTCAATGATCTTGACCTTGAAGCCACCTATCCTTTTGAGCAATTTAACAACGAGGTTATTTTCCATAGTGAAATGATCAGTCATGGGTTTATCCGCAATAGCAATACAGTTGTCAGCCCTGAAATCTATGGGAGTTATGAGGAAAATGATCTTAGAAAACAGGCCTTTTTCCAGGAAAACAGTTTCGGAATGGACTTCAAGGGGACTTACACTGGAACGGTCACCTATTTTTGCGGCCTGGCCACCGATGAGCTGTTCCTCAACAAATCCGAATGCCTCGCCCGGATCGGTGATTCCGATGGGGCAAAAGAAACAATGGACAGGCTATTGGAACACCGCTTTGTATCCGGCACCTTTGAAGGAACTACCGGGGAGGGTGATGTCCTTTTGGTCAACATATTGACAGAAAGGAAGAAAGAGCTCCTATGTCGGGGTACCCGGTGGGCGGATTTAAAACGTCTCAATAAAGCACCTGAATTTGCCAAAACCCTCGAAAGGACAGTAGATGGTCAATCCTACCAGTTGGAGCCTGGGTCAAAAAGGTATGTATTGCCCATCCCCCCTGATGAGATCAATGTAAGTGGAATAGTACAAAATGAAAGATAA
- a CDS encoding MauE/DoxX family redox-associated membrane protein, whose amino-acid sequence MDLSKTLKITANSKREIIAHMLAFLYTYTAINKWYDWESFRISLYNQVFPEWLGTILLYSLPPAELALAILLVGRRTVGPALWISFGLLTVFTGYIALTLMGVFDRVPCSCGGVVSALGWEEHLFFNLFFLLINGIALKRSTKDLLRSNKTNGSARLSR is encoded by the coding sequence ATGGACCTGTCCAAAACGTTAAAAATTACTGCCAATAGCAAAAGGGAAATTATAGCCCATATGTTGGCATTCTTATATACCTATACTGCCATCAACAAATGGTACGATTGGGAGTCCTTCAGGATTTCACTTTACAACCAGGTATTCCCTGAGTGGCTGGGCACTATCCTTCTCTATTCCCTGCCCCCGGCGGAGCTGGCCCTGGCCATCCTGCTGGTCGGAAGGAGGACGGTAGGCCCGGCCCTTTGGATAAGCTTTGGACTGTTGACAGTATTTACCGGGTATATAGCCCTTACCCTGATGGGGGTGTTTGATAGGGTGCCCTGTAGCTGTGGGGGAGTGGTCAGCGCCCTTGGTTGGGAAGAACACCTGTTTTTCAACTTGTTTTTCCTATTGATCAATGGCATTGCCCTGAAAAGAAGCACTAAAGACCTGCTGCGCTCAAACAAAACGAATGGGTCGGCAAGGTTATCGAGATAG
- a CDS encoding cyclic nucleotide-binding domain-containing protein: MERFLTAEELKKEFDSYYQLDLSVYEQLVPYLPLRSYPKSTELKGPGEIEHCARYVFKGAIAMLYPTENGRDFRVRIFKKGMVATHLESFTQQIPSPYIIKTLEYSVVLELSTIAEKYMLDNIDSVTNLSTAINRTIAQDYEAWHNIFTLPLEAGLLKLAIDFPYENGKLSIKDKSHLFKCSVSKMRRTLQKLKLIG, encoded by the coding sequence ATGGAAAGATTTTTGACTGCCGAAGAGCTTAAAAAGGAATTTGATTCCTATTACCAGCTTGACCTATCGGTATATGAACAATTGGTCCCCTACCTTCCCTTAAGGAGCTATCCAAAAAGTACCGAACTTAAAGGTCCTGGGGAAATTGAACATTGTGCCAGATACGTTTTCAAAGGTGCTATTGCCATGCTCTATCCTACCGAGAATGGAAGGGATTTTAGGGTAAGGATATTTAAGAAGGGAATGGTGGCCACCCATCTGGAAAGTTTTACCCAACAGATCCCCTCTCCCTATATCATCAAAACCCTTGAATACTCCGTCGTATTGGAACTTAGTACCATTGCAGAAAAGTACATGTTGGACAATATTGACAGCGTTACCAATCTATCCACTGCCATCAACAGGACCATTGCACAGGACTATGAGGCTTGGCACAATATATTTACCTTGCCCCTGGAGGCAGGTTTATTAAAACTGGCTATCGATTTCCCGTATGAAAACGGAAAATTGAGCATCAAGGACAAAAGCCATCTTTTTAAATGCTCGGTATCCAAGATGAGGAGAACCTTACAAAAACTGAAATTGATCGGATAA
- a CDS encoding terpene synthase family protein translates to MNYEALHHRSSVPVLNPNYEHVSERVYEWARKKGLFLGENDLKRSCSQKHNKFAPRLFPDAGKEELEQITRLFLVLFYLDDRADSLHGNRRVNFWKEQIQLNRQIAKGNLSAGDAASAETFWQLHWGWFRDRSRERKMGTRLVRYVGKFLKAGLWEAKNLAKEKQPTIIKYVHQLKHCSGAGIAVELLGYLRAHDFPVEVFHHRCLGPLYQTITEIICFSNDLASYEKEERDSDFHNLVLLKEYQYKIPRKQAEERVRERLEFLEEVYRKQQIDFQESCPGSPPHKQALGKAIDRMIKGMHIWATRDTVRYSPNNLDQ, encoded by the coding sequence ATGAATTACGAAGCATTACACCATAGGTCCTCAGTTCCAGTGTTGAACCCTAATTATGAACATGTTTCAGAAAGGGTTTATGAGTGGGCAAGGAAAAAGGGGCTCTTTTTGGGAGAAAACGATTTAAAGCGAAGCTGTTCGCAAAAACATAACAAGTTTGCCCCACGACTTTTTCCTGATGCCGGAAAAGAGGAACTCGAACAGATCACCAGGCTTTTTCTGGTGCTGTTTTACTTAGATGATCGGGCGGATTCCCTGCATGGAAATCGTAGGGTAAATTTCTGGAAAGAACAAATCCAGCTCAATAGGCAAATAGCGAAAGGCAATCTATCGGCAGGCGATGCTGCATCGGCGGAAACCTTCTGGCAACTACACTGGGGCTGGTTCAGGGACCGTTCGAGGGAAAGGAAAATGGGCACCCGGCTGGTCCGATACGTGGGGAAATTTTTGAAGGCCGGTCTTTGGGAGGCCAAGAACCTGGCAAAGGAAAAGCAGCCGACCATCATCAAATACGTCCACCAGCTCAAGCACTGTTCAGGTGCCGGTATTGCGGTGGAACTGTTGGGCTACCTTCGTGCCCATGACTTCCCGGTAGAGGTCTTCCACCACCGCTGTCTCGGTCCGCTGTACCAGACCATCACCGAAATCATCTGTTTTTCCAATGACCTTGCCTCTTACGAAAAAGAAGAAAGGGACAGTGATTTCCACAACCTGGTCCTGCTAAAGGAATACCAGTACAAAATCCCCCGCAAACAGGCCGAGGAAAGGGTCAGGGAACGGCTGGAGTTCCTGGAAGAGGTATACCGGAAACAACAAATCGATTTCCAGGAGTCCTGTCCCGGCAGCCCACCCCATAAACAGGCTCTCGGCAAGGCCATTGACCGGATGATAAAGGGCATGCATATCTGGGCCACAAGGGACACGGTAAGGTATTCACCAAACAACCTGGACCAATGA
- a CDS encoding fibrobacter succinogenes major paralogous domain-containing protein, translating into MKKQFILLATLIAVVSGCVQEGTETPPMGSVSITGIEIEPFGSSSPTQRQAVTSDWEHIFPDSATIIMTNEATGQEYTLDYNPNDFSTPPQIQLPMGSYTVLTQVEGSDMEYFLPFEVWSEFEVSSTSQDITLEGHTYFGLVTVKKDHVQSAKLDGTDLMLDPDTNTYYIYAWENDSQDITGRTLEVQEDFTQQTLRKHFFINSRDHFHFNVLVPQGEVNFIELALGEFRLMEYDFDLQHGTVTDASGYTYTTTKIGDQYWMTEDLRSTVFCNGDSIAIGYSSGLDMNEDSYLRTLNGEYPLYSAAVLSDERNICPCGWHISTDQDWKALEIELGITVPELDAFEYGSTRGADVLAGTQLKDPHTWPLDTASSLANTSGISAIRGTFMYMEGDYFQSDWPNEHYVAFFWSPDYSDSMDVQRIFRSISGDIHGITRRMVPENGEYGYPIRCVKD; encoded by the coding sequence ATGAAAAAACAGTTCATTCTTTTGGCCACATTGATCGCAGTCGTTTCGGGCTGTGTGCAGGAAGGAACGGAAACCCCGCCGATGGGGTCCGTTAGCATTACAGGTATTGAAATCGAACCATTTGGAAGCAGTTCCCCAACCCAACGCCAGGCCGTTACCAGCGACTGGGAACATATCTTCCCGGATTCGGCCACTATTATCATGACCAACGAGGCCACAGGCCAGGAATACACTTTGGACTACAATCCCAACGATTTCTCCACTCCACCGCAGATCCAATTGCCGATGGGTTCCTACACGGTCCTTACCCAAGTGGAAGGCTCCGACATGGAGTATTTCCTCCCCTTTGAGGTCTGGTCGGAATTTGAGGTCAGCTCTACCAGCCAGGACATCACCTTGGAAGGGCACACCTATTTTGGGCTGGTCACCGTAAAAAAAGACCATGTCCAAAGTGCAAAGCTTGATGGCACGGACCTGATGCTGGATCCCGACACCAACACCTATTATATCTACGCTTGGGAAAATGACTCCCAGGACATAACGGGAAGGACCTTGGAGGTGCAGGAAGATTTCACCCAGCAGACCTTGCGAAAGCATTTCTTCATCAATAGCAGGGATCATTTCCACTTCAACGTTTTGGTTCCACAGGGAGAAGTCAACTTTATCGAGCTTGCCTTGGGTGAATTCCGCTTGATGGAATATGATTTTGACCTGCAGCATGGCACGGTCACCGATGCCTCTGGCTACACCTATACCACCACTAAGATCGGTGACCAATACTGGATGACTGAAGACCTTCGCTCGACGGTATTCTGCAACGGTGATAGTATCGCCATCGGCTATTCCAGTGGCTTAGATATGAACGAAGATTCCTATCTTCGAACCTTAAATGGTGAATATCCATTATATAGTGCTGCTGTTCTGTCAGACGAACGGAACATCTGCCCATGTGGCTGGCACATCTCCACTGACCAAGACTGGAAAGCACTTGAAATCGAATTGGGAATTACTGTGCCGGAACTGGATGCTTTCGAATACGGATCAACTAGAGGAGCCGATGTCCTTGCGGGCACACAATTAAAAGATCCCCATACCTGGCCTTTGGATACAGCCTCATCATTGGCAAATACCTCAGGAATATCCGCTATCCGGGGAACCTTCATGTACATGGAAGGAGATTACTTCCAATCTGATTGGCCCAACGAGCACTATGTAGCCTTTTTCTGGTCTCCGGACTACAGTGATTCCATGGATGTGCAAAGGATCTTCAGAAGCATTAGTGGTGATATTCATGGCATAACCAGAAGAATGGTCCCTGAAAACGGAGAATATGGTTATCCTATCCGATGCGTTAAAGATTAA
- a CDS encoding DNA polymerase III subunit alpha: MYLNCKTYFSYRYGTIATQELVDMAVARKVRSLALTNINSTADAWDFVDFCRKANIKPILGAEIRNGQKLMYVLLAKNDKGLMHINRFLSEHLMDKRDFPERPGLKDTWTIYPFGSRGPEDLGETELIGVRREELPKLYGRHPGRHPDKWAVLQPVTYQDRTRYNLHRILRAIDGNTLLSKLGPADTAGEGEHFPTKMELWNAFGEYPEMLQNTLRVMESCSVDMELHADKNKKHFTSSKEDDRILLEKLAMEGLAQRYGRDNTLALERVQKELRIIDELDFNAYFLIVLDVVRYAQHRGFFYVGRGSGANSIVAYCLKITDVDPIKLDLYFERFLNPHRSSPPDFDMDFSWQDRDEVIDYIFKRYGRDHVALLGMFSTFQGRAIIRELGKVFGLPKPEIDQLVGRRKDSVPPEDRIQRAILRYGAMMRDFPNYQSIHPGGMLVSERPIFQYTAMERPPKGFNTAQVDMFLAEKIGLFKLDILSQRGLAHIKDAIGLVRQNRGEEIDIRTVERFFNDPKVADQIRRADTIGCFYIESPAMRQLLTKLKCDDYLTLVAASSIIRPGVAQSGMMKQYIERFHDPENIPYLHPKMKELLEETYGVMVYQEDVIKVAHHFAGLDMGEADILRRAMSGKYRSHNRFKLIEEKFFANCRALGHPEHISREVWRQMESFGGYSFSKAHSASFAVESYQSLFLKTYYPLEFMVAVINNFGGFYRTQFYFHELKKAGGKVVPPCVNTGQYLTSVKGNQVTVGFVHVQNLERKTIDRLLAERERNGPYLGLTDFITRTRADAEQLNILIRIGALRFTGMGKKALLWHANFMHKRMEAEPASAAIFTEEPLDFELPDFPNKPLEDAYDEIELIGFTLGDPFELADDDRKGLAYVQELPKLVGRKVCLLGHLVTTKPVRTARGDYMAFGTFLDERGDWLDTVHFPPVLKKYPFHTGGFYRIYGKVVEEFGVYAVEVREMKGVGLRK; encoded by the coding sequence ATGTACCTGAACTGCAAGACCTATTTCAGTTACCGTTACGGTACCATTGCCACCCAAGAGCTGGTGGACATGGCCGTGGCACGAAAGGTAAGATCACTCGCACTGACCAATATCAACAGTACCGCCGATGCCTGGGACTTTGTGGACTTTTGCCGGAAGGCGAACATCAAGCCCATCCTGGGTGCCGAGATCAGGAACGGCCAAAAACTGATGTACGTGCTGCTCGCCAAAAATGACAAGGGCCTGATGCACATCAACCGGTTCCTGTCCGAACACCTGATGGACAAAAGGGACTTTCCGGAGAGGCCGGGACTCAAGGATACCTGGACCATCTATCCCTTCGGAAGCCGTGGGCCGGAAGATCTCGGAGAGACGGAACTGATCGGGGTAAGGCGGGAGGAGCTTCCCAAGCTGTACGGCAGGCATCCCGGGCGGCACCCGGACAAGTGGGCCGTGCTGCAGCCGGTGACCTACCAGGACAGGACACGGTACAACCTGCACAGGATCCTACGTGCCATCGACGGGAACACGCTGCTTTCCAAGCTGGGACCCGCCGACACCGCAGGGGAAGGGGAGCATTTCCCCACAAAAATGGAGCTTTGGAACGCCTTTGGGGAATATCCGGAAATGCTGCAGAACACCTTGCGCGTGATGGAAAGCTGCTCGGTGGACATGGAACTGCACGCCGACAAGAACAAGAAGCATTTTACCTCCTCCAAGGAGGACGACCGCATCCTGCTTGAAAAGCTGGCCATGGAAGGCCTTGCCCAGCGCTACGGAAGGGACAACACTTTGGCGCTGGAAAGGGTACAAAAGGAACTCCGGATCATTGATGAGCTCGACTTCAACGCCTATTTCCTGATCGTGCTCGACGTAGTGCGCTATGCCCAGCACCGGGGCTTCTTCTATGTCGGCAGGGGCTCGGGCGCCAATTCGATCGTGGCCTATTGCCTGAAGATCACCGATGTGGATCCCATAAAGCTGGACCTGTACTTCGAACGTTTCCTGAACCCGCACCGCAGCTCGCCGCCCGACTTTGACATGGACTTCAGTTGGCAGGACCGCGACGAGGTGATCGACTATATCTTCAAGCGCTACGGCCGCGACCACGTGGCGCTTTTGGGCATGTTCTCCACCTTCCAGGGACGGGCCATCATCCGGGAACTTGGAAAGGTCTTTGGCCTGCCCAAGCCGGAGATCGACCAGTTGGTCGGCCGGAGAAAGGATTCCGTTCCGCCCGAGGACAGGATCCAGCGTGCCATTCTCAGGTACGGGGCGATGATGCGGGACTTTCCCAACTACCAGAGCATCCACCCCGGCGGTATGCTGGTCAGCGAGCGGCCGATATTCCAGTACACGGCCATGGAGCGGCCGCCCAAGGGCTTCAATACCGCACAGGTGGACATGTTCCTGGCCGAAAAGATCGGACTGTTCAAGCTGGACATCCTCAGCCAGCGGGGGCTTGCCCATATCAAGGATGCCATCGGACTGGTCAGGCAGAACAGGGGCGAGGAGATCGACATCCGCACCGTGGAACGCTTTTTCAATGATCCCAAGGTGGCAGACCAGATCCGGAGGGCGGACACCATCGGCTGCTTTTACATCGAGAGCCCCGCCATGCGGCAGCTCCTTACCAAGCTCAAGTGCGACGATTACCTGACCCTGGTGGCGGCAAGTTCCATCATCCGCCCGGGCGTGGCACAGTCGGGCATGATGAAGCAGTACATCGAACGTTTCCACGACCCGGAAAACATTCCCTACCTGCATCCCAAGATGAAGGAGCTGCTGGAGGAGACCTATGGGGTGATGGTCTATCAGGAGGACGTGATCAAGGTGGCCCACCACTTTGCCGGGCTCGACATGGGCGAGGCCGACATCCTGCGGCGGGCCATGTCGGGCAAGTACCGGTCGCACAACCGCTTCAAGCTGATCGAGGAGAAGTTCTTTGCCAACTGCCGAGCGCTGGGCCATCCCGAGCATATCAGCAGGGAGGTCTGGCGGCAGATGGAGTCCTTCGGCGGCTATTCCTTTTCCAAGGCCCACTCGGCCTCCTTTGCCGTGGAAAGCTACCAGAGCCTGTTTTTAAAGACCTACTATCCGCTGGAGTTCATGGTGGCGGTGATCAACAACTTCGGCGGATTTTACCGCACGCAGTTCTACTTCCACGAGCTCAAAAAAGCTGGCGGCAAGGTGGTGCCCCCTTGTGTGAACACCGGCCAGTACCTTACCTCGGTAAAGGGCAACCAGGTGACCGTGGGCTTTGTGCACGTGCAAAACCTCGAGCGGAAGACCATCGACCGGCTGCTGGCCGAAAGGGAGCGGAACGGGCCGTACCTTGGCCTGACCGATTTCATAACGCGCACCAGGGCCGATGCCGAGCAGCTCAACATCCTGATCCGCATCGGGGCGCTGCGCTTTACGGGCATGGGCAAAAAGGCACTGCTCTGGCATGCCAACTTTATGCACAAACGCATGGAGGCCGAGCCGGCGAGTGCGGCGATCTTCACCGAGGAACCGCTGGACTTTGAACTGCCGGATTTTCCCAACAAACCCCTCGAGGATGCCTATGATGAGATCGAGCTGATCGGCTTTACACTGGGAGACCCATTTGAACTGGCAGACGATGACCGGAAGGGATTGGCCTACGTGCAGGAGCTTCCCAAGTTGGTGGGCCGGAAGGTCTGCCTGTTGGGCCACCTGGTGACCACCAAGCCCGTCAGGACGGCAAGGGGGGACTACATGGCATTCGGTACCTTTCTGGACGAACGGGGCGACTGGCTGGACACGGTGCACTTTCCGCCAGTGCTCAAGAAATACCCTTTCCACACCGGGGGCTTTTACAGGATCTATGGGAAGGTGGTAGAGGAATTTGGGGTGTATGCAGTAGAGGTGAGGGAGATGAAGGGGGTGGGGTTAAGGAAATAA
- the dinB gene encoding DNA polymerase IV produces MKRNVVHFDLDTFFVSVARLGNSALKDKPVIIGGHSDRGVVASCSYEARRFGVHSAMPMKLARRLCPSAVYLQGDMDSYSHHSRVVTDIIRSEVPVVEKASIDEFYLDLTGMDRFFGCSSYTAELKKKILRESGLPISYALASNKLVSKVATEDAKPNGQMEIPFGHEKGYLAPLAIERMPGVGLKTSALLKRMGVETIKLLSEIPEPMMRNLLGKSGIALSRKANGRDDSPVVPYTEQKSIGKEETFDNDTINMAFLGGELVRLTERVAFLLRKQQRLCGCITVKLRYANFDTVSRQAIVPYTANDNVLLAKAKELFAKLYDRRMLVRLIGVKVSHLVGGYQQISLFGDTEENVRLYQAMDTIRKKHGSHAVMRAVGKLERR; encoded by the coding sequence ATGAAAAGGAATGTGGTGCATTTTGATCTGGACACCTTCTTCGTAAGTGTGGCAAGACTGGGCAACAGCGCCCTGAAGGACAAACCGGTGATCATCGGCGGGCACTCCGACCGTGGGGTGGTGGCCTCCTGCAGCTATGAGGCAAGGAGGTTCGGGGTGCACAGCGCCATGCCCATGAAGCTGGCGCGAAGGCTCTGCCCCTCGGCGGTGTACCTGCAGGGGGACATGGACAGCTACAGCCACCACAGCCGGGTGGTGACCGACATCATCCGCAGCGAGGTGCCCGTCGTGGAGAAGGCCTCCATCGATGAGTTCTACCTCGACCTGACGGGCATGGACCGCTTCTTCGGCTGTAGCAGCTATACCGCGGAGCTGAAAAAGAAGATCCTGCGCGAATCGGGCCTTCCCATCAGCTATGCGCTCGCCTCCAACAAGCTGGTCAGCAAGGTGGCCACCGAGGACGCCAAGCCCAACGGGCAGATGGAAATCCCCTTTGGCCATGAAAAGGGCTACCTGGCACCGCTTGCCATCGAGCGGATGCCCGGCGTGGGGCTGAAGACCTCAGCACTGCTCAAAAGGATGGGCGTGGAGACCATCAAGCTGCTCTCGGAAATCCCTGAGCCCATGATGCGGAACCTGCTGGGAAAAAGCGGGATTGCCCTTTCCCGCAAGGCAAACGGCAGGGACGACAGCCCCGTGGTGCCCTATACCGAGCAGAAGAGCATCGGCAAGGAGGAGACCTTTGACAACGATACGATCAACATGGCCTTTTTGGGCGGGGAACTCGTCAGGCTGACCGAAAGGGTGGCCTTCCTGCTGCGCAAACAGCAACGGCTCTGCGGCTGCATTACCGTCAAGCTGCGCTATGCCAATTTTGACACCGTAAGCCGGCAGGCCATTGTACCCTACACCGCCAACGACAATGTGCTGCTGGCAAAGGCCAAGGAGCTCTTTGCCAAGCTCTATGACCGGAGGATGCTCGTGCGCCTGATCGGGGTAAAGGTCAGCCACCTGGTGGGCGGCTACCAGCAGATCAGCCTGTTCGGGGATACCGAGGAGAACGTGCGGCTGTACCAGGCCATGGACACCATACGGAAGAAGCACGGGTCGCATGCGGTCATGCGGGCGGTGGGCAAACTTGAAAGGAGGTAG
- a CDS encoding helix-turn-helix domain-containing protein → MDNTSFFWSSNLKFLRNRMKMSQVALAEKLDISRPKVNTHENGHVKNPPMADMVLFSDFFRMSIDTLVKVDLSKLSELKLRDLEAGNDVYLKGGSIRILATTVNNDNRENVELVPVKAKAGYLSGHSDPGFISKLPVFNLPQLDVNRKYRMFPTEGDSMLPVPEGAFVIAEFLQDWSGIKEKTPCIVVTKEEGISFKLVTGRIKENRSLLLESLNSLYEPYEVDVMEVLEVWKFHSYFTENIPGPMSSMEQMGRDVREIKATLHTLAKKEK, encoded by the coding sequence ATGGACAATACAAGCTTTTTCTGGTCTTCCAACCTGAAATTCCTCCGTAATCGCATGAAAATGAGCCAGGTGGCACTGGCAGAAAAACTGGACATTTCCCGTCCCAAGGTGAACACCCATGAAAACGGCCATGTCAAGAACCCGCCCATGGCCGATATGGTGCTGTTCTCCGACTTCTTCCGCATGAGCATCGATACACTGGTGAAGGTGGACCTCTCCAAGCTCTCCGAACTGAAGCTGCGGGACCTGGAGGCGGGCAATGACGTGTACCTGAAGGGCGGCAGCATCCGCATCCTGGCCACCACGGTCAACAACGACAACCGGGAAAATGTGGAACTTGTCCCGGTCAAGGCCAAAGCTGGCTACCTGTCGGGGCACAGTGACCCGGGGTTTATCAGTAAACTGCCGGTGTTCAACCTTCCGCAGCTTGACGTAAACCGAAAATACCGCATGTTCCCCACCGAAGGGGATTCGATGCTTCCCGTGCCCGAGGGGGCCTTTGTGATTGCCGAGTTCCTGCAGGACTGGAGCGGGATAAAGGAGAAAACACCCTGTATCGTGGTGACCAAGGAGGAAGGTATCAGTTTTAAACTGGTCACGGGCCGCATCAAGGAAAACAGGAGTTTGTTGCTGGAGTCCCTCAACAGCCTGTACGAGCCCTATGAGGTGGACGTGATGGAAGTATTGGAAGTTTGGAAGTTCCACAGTTATTTCACCGAAAACATCCCTGGCCCGATGAGCTCCATGGAGCAGATGGGCAGGGATGTCAGGGAGATCAAGGCAACCCTCCATACTTTGGCAAAAAAGGAAAAGTAG
- a CDS encoding SOS response-associated peptidase: MCYHVSLHKDIKTVEKDFGKKVAEPDLFEPGYHLNGFAQPFLPVMSTADGQAIHMYRWKLFPHWVKEESAWKANTLNAKGEELFEKGSYKAYWKNRCLVICNGFFEPHHPDGQKKVQSYFIRPKEGDYFTLGAIYSVWKDMPTFSIITVPANPLLEGIHNEKKRMPLVLDGEQAEAWLLQDLKKDEMSDLMVPYPDDSKMEGYRVIDGVTNSRVNTNVPEVLQPV, translated from the coding sequence ATGTGTTACCACGTTTCCCTGCACAAGGACATCAAGACCGTTGAAAAGGATTTTGGCAAGAAAGTGGCCGAACCGGACCTTTTCGAGCCGGGCTACCACCTCAACGGTTTTGCACAGCCCTTCCTGCCGGTAATGAGCACGGCAGACGGGCAGGCCATCCACATGTACCGGTGGAAGCTCTTTCCCCATTGGGTCAAGGAAGAATCCGCCTGGAAGGCCAATACGCTCAACGCCAAAGGGGAGGAGCTGTTCGAGAAGGGCTCCTACAAGGCCTACTGGAAAAACCGCTGCCTGGTGATCTGCAACGGCTTTTTCGAGCCCCACCACCCCGATGGACAGAAAAAGGTCCAGTCCTATTTTATCAGGCCCAAAGAAGGGGACTATTTTACCCTTGGGGCCATCTATTCGGTGTGGAAGGACATGCCGACCTTCAGCATCATTACCGTCCCGGCCAACCCGCTGTTGGAAGGGATCCACAACGAGAAAAAACGCATGCCATTGGTGTTGGACGGGGAACAGGCAGAAGCTTGGCTCTTACAGGACCTTAAAAAGGACGAAATGTCCGACCTGATGGTGCCCTATCCCGATGACAGCAAGATGGAAGGCTACCGCGTCATCGACGGGGTGACCAATTCCCGCGTCAATACCAACGTGCCCGAAGTGCTTCAACCAGTTTAG
- a CDS encoding helix-turn-helix domain-containing protein, with protein sequence MNWNRTRETLINKSPSKLGKSALKILEMVYRDKYITIPEMAKNLGITERRVGKNIQNLKALKLMKRKEGGRTGYWTLQVK encoded by the coding sequence ATGAATTGGAACCGGACGAGAGAAACGCTCATAAATAAATCCCCCTCGAAACTAGGGAAGAGTGCTCTGAAGATTTTGGAGATGGTTTATAGGGATAAATACATCACCATTCCTGAAATGGCTAAGAATCTGGGTATAACTGAGCGAAGGGTGGGGAAGAATATCCAAAACTTGAAAGCTCTAAAACTTATGAAGAGAAAGGAAGGGGGCAGAACCGGTTATTGGACTCTACAAGTCAAATAG